Proteins from one Mycobacterium sp. SMC-2 genomic window:
- a CDS encoding histidine phosphatase family protein, producing MTVILLRHGRSSSNTAGVLAGRSEGVDLDDKGRDQAAGLIDRIGDLPIRALISSPLLRCRRTLEPLAEALCLEPLIDERLAEVDYGDWTGRKIAELAGEPLWRVVQAHPSAAVFPGGEGLAQVQARAVAAVREHDRRLAQEHGGENGGDALWVACTHGDVIKAVVADAYGMHLDAFQRVTADPASVNVIRYTELRPFVLHVNHTGAKLAAALRAGPPPQDAAKPETDGEPAATERPAAVVPSGDAVVGGSTD from the coding sequence ATGACAGTCATCCTGTTGCGGCACGGTCGATCCAGCTCGAACACCGCCGGCGTCCTGGCCGGCCGCTCCGAGGGCGTCGACCTCGACGACAAGGGGCGCGATCAGGCCGCCGGGCTGATCGACCGGATCGGTGACCTGCCCATCCGCGCACTGATCAGCTCGCCGTTGCTGCGCTGCCGGCGCACCCTCGAACCGCTCGCCGAAGCGCTGTGCCTCGAGCCGCTCATCGACGAGCGGCTGGCCGAAGTGGACTACGGGGACTGGACCGGCCGCAAGATCGCGGAACTGGCCGGCGAGCCGCTGTGGCGGGTCGTGCAGGCCCATCCGAGCGCGGCGGTGTTCCCCGGCGGCGAGGGGCTGGCGCAGGTGCAGGCGCGTGCCGTCGCCGCCGTCCGGGAGCACGATCGACGGCTGGCCCAGGAGCACGGCGGGGAGAACGGCGGCGACGCCCTGTGGGTGGCCTGCACTCACGGTGACGTCATCAAGGCGGTCGTCGCCGACGCGTACGGCATGCACCTGGACGCGTTCCAGCGGGTCACCGCCGACCCGGCGTCGGTGAATGTGATCCGGTACACGGAGTTGCGCCCGTTTGTGTTGCACGTCAACCACACCGGGGCGAAGTTGGCCGCGGCACTGCGGGCCGGGCCACCGCCCCAGGATGCGGCGAAGCCCGAGACGGACGGTGAGCCCGCGGCAACGGAACGGCCGGCCGCGGTCGTGCCGTCCGGCGACGCGGTGGTCGGCGGCTCGACTGATTAA
- a CDS encoding YncE family protein yields MRHQLTAQPRLLVIALLLAVVVGCSSNTLKSAPPTIEPAVAAVSPPVSQSPAGEVRPLAAAATAAVFDGGTHQLAVLAPGAAPARPATVTVFGDPKATPRVIELPGPATTLTDDGRGTLFLAARGGYFVVDLPTGRTARVNVTDAQQADFTAIALRADGKLVLGSADGAVYILASPTPGAVDTATVGSRTKIFARVDSLATQANTTAVLDRGQTSVTTIGPDGQAQQALRAGEGATTMTADPWGRVLVADTRGGQLLVYGVDPLILRQAYPVPRAPYGLAGSRALSWVTQTASNIVIGYDLSTGIPAEKVRYPTVQQPNSLAFDEASDTLYVVSGSGAGVQVIEHAAGTR; encoded by the coding sequence ATGCGTCATCAATTGACAGCTCAGCCCCGTCTGCTTGTCATCGCGCTTTTGCTGGCCGTGGTGGTGGGATGTTCGTCCAACACACTCAAATCCGCGCCGCCCACCATCGAGCCGGCCGTGGCCGCCGTGTCTCCACCGGTGTCCCAGAGTCCGGCCGGCGAGGTGCGCCCGCTGGCCGCCGCCGCGACCGCGGCGGTCTTCGACGGCGGCACCCACCAGCTGGCCGTCCTGGCGCCGGGCGCCGCCCCGGCGCGACCGGCCACCGTCACCGTCTTCGGTGACCCGAAGGCCACGCCGCGGGTCATCGAGTTGCCGGGGCCGGCGACCACGTTGACCGATGACGGCCGCGGCACGCTGTTCCTGGCCGCGCGGGGCGGCTACTTCGTGGTCGACCTGCCTACCGGCCGCACGGCACGGGTGAACGTGACCGATGCCCAGCAGGCCGACTTCACCGCGATCGCCCTGCGCGCCGACGGCAAGTTGGTGCTGGGCAGCGCCGACGGGGCCGTCTACATCCTTGCCTCACCGACGCCCGGCGCCGTCGACACCGCGACCGTCGGAAGCCGGACCAAGATCTTCGCCCGCGTCGATTCCCTTGCTACCCAAGCCAATACGACGGCGGTGCTGGATCGGGGACAGACCTCGGTGACCACGATCGGGCCCGACGGTCAAGCCCAACAGGCGCTGCGGGCCGGCGAAGGCGCGACCACCATGACCGCGGACCCGTGGGGCCGGGTCTTGGTCGCCGACACGCGCGGCGGCCAGTTGCTGGTCTATGGCGTCGACCCGCTGATCTTGCGGCAGGCTTATCCGGTGCCCCGGGCGCCATACGGTCTTGCCGGCTCCCGCGCGTTGAGCTGGGTAACCCAGACCGCTTCCAATATCGTGATTGGTTACGATCTGTCCACCGGAATTCCCGCCGAAAAGGTGCGTTACCCAACCGTGCAGCAACCGAACTCACTGGCCTTCGACGAAGCGTCAGACACCCTGTACGTGGTGTCGGGGTCCGGTGCCGGGGTGCAGGTCATCGAGCACGCGGCGGGTACGCGTTGA
- a CDS encoding DUF5703 family protein, producing MTAPRSSRLPAGWDTELSDEYEWVPLRLPPEVTRLSASTRLSIEAEYRGWELTRVRLYTDGSRRVLLRRKKSRLNNRRPDQPEL from the coding sequence TTGACCGCGCCGCGCAGTAGCCGGCTGCCCGCGGGCTGGGACACCGAGTTGTCCGACGAATACGAGTGGGTGCCGCTGCGCCTGCCGCCGGAGGTCACCCGGCTCAGCGCATCCACGCGGCTGTCCATCGAGGCCGAATACCGCGGGTGGGAGCTGACCCGGGTGCGGCTCTACACCGACGGAAGCAGGCGAGTGTTGTTGCGCCGCAAAAAATCTCGGCTGAACAACCGGCGGCCCGATCAGCCGGAACTGTGA
- a CDS encoding quinone-dependent dihydroorotate dehydrogenase — MYGLVRRLLFLVPPERIHTMVFAVLRGATALGFARRLLHRLLGPNDPALASTVFGVRFPGPLGLAAGFDKDGKGLLTWGALGFGYAEVGTVTANAQPGNPAPRMFRLPADRALLNRLGFNNLGAGALAIQLARHRPDIPIGVNIGKTKSTPAADAVDDYRASARLVGPLASYLVVNVSSPNTPGLRDLQAVESLRPILSAVLAEASGTPGTPTPVLVKIAPDLSDADLDAVADLAVELGLAGIVATNTTVSRDGLTTPGVDALGPGGISGPPVARRATEVLRRLHARVGDRLVLISVGGIETADDAWERITAGASLLQGYTGFIYGGGLWPKRIHDGIARRLHDGGFASLSDAVGSAARR, encoded by the coding sequence GTGTACGGCCTGGTGCGACGGCTGCTCTTCCTGGTTCCGCCCGAGCGCATCCACACCATGGTCTTCGCGGTGCTGCGCGGCGCCACCGCGCTTGGCTTCGCCCGGCGGCTGCTGCACCGGCTGCTCGGCCCCAATGATCCGGCGCTGGCGAGCACCGTGTTCGGGGTGCGTTTCCCGGGGCCGCTCGGGCTGGCCGCCGGCTTCGACAAGGACGGCAAGGGGTTACTGACCTGGGGTGCGCTGGGGTTCGGCTACGCCGAGGTCGGGACCGTCACCGCGAACGCGCAGCCCGGCAACCCGGCCCCGCGCATGTTCCGGCTGCCCGCCGACCGGGCCCTGCTGAACCGGCTGGGCTTCAACAACCTCGGCGCCGGCGCGCTGGCGATCCAGCTCGCGCGGCACCGCCCCGACATCCCGATCGGGGTCAACATCGGCAAGACGAAGAGCACGCCGGCCGCCGACGCCGTCGACGACTACCGGGCCAGCGCCCGCCTGGTCGGACCGCTGGCGTCCTATCTGGTGGTCAACGTCAGCTCACCGAACACGCCCGGCCTGCGCGACCTGCAGGCCGTCGAGTCGCTGCGGCCCATCCTGTCCGCCGTCCTGGCCGAGGCGTCCGGCACCCCCGGGACCCCCACACCGGTGCTGGTGAAGATCGCGCCCGACCTGTCCGACGCCGACCTTGACGCCGTCGCCGACCTGGCCGTCGAACTGGGCCTGGCCGGAATCGTGGCCACCAACACCACGGTGTCGCGCGACGGCCTGACAACGCCCGGGGTCGACGCGCTGGGCCCGGGCGGCATCTCCGGGCCGCCGGTCGCGCGCCGGGCCACCGAGGTGTTGCGCCGGCTCCACGCCCGGGTCGGCGATCGCCTGGTGCTGATCAGCGTGGGGGGCATCGAAACGGCCGACGACGCGTGGGAGCGCATCACCGCGGGCGCGTCGCTGCTGCAGGGCTACACCGGCTTCATCTATGGAGGAGGCTTGTGGCCCAAGCGAATTCACGACGGCATCGCGCGCCGGCTGCACGACGGCGGGTTCGCCTCGCTCAGCGATGCGGTCGGATCCGCGGCACGGCGCTAG
- a CDS encoding YbhB/YbcL family Raf kinase inhibitor-like protein produces MSTAPDPYAALPKLPTFTLTSESITDGQSLAMPQVSGIMGAGGEDVSPQLSWSGFPRETRSFAVTVYDPDAPTASGFWHWAVANLPADVTGLPAGAGDGSDLPGGALTLVNDAGMRRYIGAAPPPGHGPHRYYVAVHAVDVDKLDLGEDASPAYLGFNLFQHAIARAVIHGIYEQK; encoded by the coding sequence ATGAGCACCGCGCCCGACCCGTACGCAGCACTGCCGAAGCTGCCGACATTCACCCTGACCTCGGAGTCGATCACCGATGGCCAGTCGCTGGCCATGCCGCAGGTCAGCGGAATCATGGGCGCGGGCGGAGAAGACGTCAGTCCGCAGTTGAGCTGGTCGGGGTTCCCGAGGGAGACGCGCAGCTTCGCCGTCACCGTCTACGACCCCGACGCGCCGACGGCCTCGGGGTTCTGGCACTGGGCGGTGGCCAACCTGCCGGCCGACGTCACCGGACTGCCCGCGGGTGCGGGCGACGGCAGCGACCTGCCCGGTGGCGCGCTGACGCTGGTGAACGACGCCGGGATGCGCCGCTACATCGGGGCTGCGCCGCCGCCGGGGCACGGGCCGCATCGCTACTACGTCGCGGTGCACGCCGTGGACGTCGACAAGCTCGACCTCGGCGAGGATGCCAGCCCCGCCTACCTCGGCTTCAACCTGTTCCAGCACGCGATCGCGCGCGCGGTGATTCACGGCATCTACGAACAGAAGTAG
- a CDS encoding M20/M25/M40 family metallo-hydrolase encodes MVGKVVVTVTDFPTDPADDVVEVVSRLIRFDTTNTGEPETTRGEAECAQWVAEQLAQVGYSPQYVESGAPGRGNVIARLAGADSSRGALLIHGHLDVVPAEPAEWSVHPFSGAVKDGFVWGRGAVDMKDMVGMMIVVARQLKRAGIVPPRDLVFAFLADEEHGGSYGAQWLVSNRPDLFDGVTEAIGEVGGFSLTVPRRDGGERRLYLIETAEKGLSWMRLTARGPAGHGSMVHDQNAVTAVAEAVAKLGRHQFPLVLTDPVAQFLAAVGEETGLTFDIESGDLAGAIEKLGPMARMLKAVLRDTANPTMLKAGYKANVVPAVAEAVLDCRILPGRKAAFEAEVDELLGPDVTREWIKDFSSYETSFDGDLVDAMNAAVLTLDPDGRTVPYMLSGGTDAKAFARLGIRCFGFSPLRLPPDLDFTALFHGVDERVPVDALRFGTDVLAHFLTHC; translated from the coding sequence ATGGTAGGAAAGGTGGTTGTGACCGTCACCGACTTCCCGACCGACCCGGCTGACGATGTGGTCGAGGTCGTCAGCCGGTTGATCCGGTTCGACACCACCAATACCGGCGAACCGGAGACAACCCGGGGCGAGGCCGAGTGCGCGCAATGGGTCGCCGAGCAGCTCGCCCAGGTCGGCTATTCGCCGCAGTATGTGGAGTCGGGCGCTCCGGGCCGCGGCAATGTGATCGCCCGCCTCGCTGGCGCGGACAGTTCCCGCGGCGCCCTGCTGATCCACGGGCATCTCGACGTGGTGCCGGCCGAGCCGGCCGAGTGGAGCGTGCACCCGTTCTCCGGGGCGGTCAAGGACGGCTTCGTCTGGGGCCGCGGCGCGGTCGATATGAAGGACATGGTCGGCATGATGATCGTGGTCGCGCGGCAGTTGAAGCGGGCCGGGATCGTGCCGCCCCGCGATCTGGTGTTCGCGTTCCTTGCCGATGAGGAACACGGCGGCAGCTACGGGGCGCAGTGGCTGGTCAGCAATCGTCCCGACCTGTTCGACGGTGTCACCGAGGCGATCGGCGAAGTCGGCGGCTTCTCGTTGACCGTGCCGCGCCGCGACGGGGGCGAGCGCCGGCTTTATTTGATCGAGACGGCCGAGAAGGGACTGTCGTGGATGCGGCTGACCGCTCGCGGCCCGGCCGGACACGGATCGATGGTGCATGACCAGAACGCCGTCACGGCCGTCGCCGAGGCGGTCGCCAAGCTGGGCCGGCACCAGTTTCCGCTCGTGCTGACCGACCCCGTCGCCCAGTTCCTGGCCGCCGTCGGGGAGGAGACCGGGCTGACGTTCGACATCGAGTCGGGTGACCTGGCGGGGGCGATCGAAAAGCTTGGACCCATGGCCCGCATGCTCAAGGCCGTGCTGCGCGACACCGCCAACCCGACGATGCTCAAGGCCGGGTACAAGGCCAACGTCGTCCCGGCGGTGGCCGAGGCGGTGCTCGACTGCCGGATCCTGCCCGGCCGCAAGGCGGCGTTCGAGGCCGAGGTCGACGAGTTGTTGGGCCCGGACGTGACGCGCGAGTGGATCAAAGACTTCTCGTCGTATGAGACGAGCTTCGACGGTGACCTGGTGGACGCCATGAACGCTGCCGTGCTCACCCTCGACCCGGATGGACGCACGGTGCCCTACATGCTGTCCGGTGGTACCGACGCAAAAGCCTTCGCCCGCTTGGGTATTCGCTGTTTTGGGTTCAGCCCCCTGCGGTTGCCGCCCGACCTCGATTTCACCGCGTTGTTCCACGGCGTCGACGAGCGGGTACCCGTGGATGCGCTCAGGTTTGGCACCGACGTGCTGGCACACTTCCTGACACACTGCTGA
- a CDS encoding SUR7/PalI family protein, protein MLIIALVLALIGLVALVFAVVTSNELVAWVCIGASVLGVVLLIIDALQERQRRDTGAADQHEETAPDEDEADEEAVDYPEEAPPEDAYESSAEGHGDEAAK, encoded by the coding sequence ATGCTCATCATTGCGCTGGTGCTGGCCCTGATCGGGCTCGTCGCGTTGGTGTTCGCCGTAGTCACGAGCAATGAACTGGTGGCCTGGGTGTGCATCGGCGCCAGCGTGCTCGGCGTGGTCCTGTTGATCATCGACGCGTTGCAGGAGCGGCAGCGTCGCGACACGGGTGCGGCCGACCAGCACGAGGAAACGGCCCCGGACGAGGACGAGGCCGACGAAGAGGCCGTCGACTACCCCGAGGAAGCCCCGCCCGAGGACGCCTATGAATCATCGGCGGAGGGCCACGGCGACGAGGCCGCCAAGTAG
- a CDS encoding DivIVA domain-containing protein → MPLTPADVHNVAFSKPPIGKRGYNEDEVDAFLDLVEAELTRLIEENSDLRQRIEELDQELAAGGGAGAAPAAAAVPTQAIPVPEPEPKAAPSPAPAAAGTNEEQAMKAARVLSLAQDTADRLTSTAKAESDKMLADARANADQILTEARQTAETTVAEARQRAEAMLADAQTRSETQLRQAQEKADALQADAERKHSEIMGTINQQRTVLEGRLEQLRTFEREYRTRLKTYLESQLEELGQRGSAAPVDSSADAGGFEQFNRGNN, encoded by the coding sequence ATGCCGCTGACACCAGCCGACGTCCACAATGTGGCGTTCAGTAAGCCACCGATCGGCAAGCGGGGCTACAACGAAGATGAGGTCGACGCCTTCCTCGATCTGGTGGAGGCCGAGCTGACGCGGCTCATCGAGGAGAACAGCGATCTACGTCAGCGGATCGAGGAACTGGACCAGGAGCTGGCCGCCGGCGGTGGCGCCGGCGCCGCTCCCGCCGCCGCGGCCGTCCCCACTCAGGCGATCCCCGTCCCCGAGCCGGAGCCCAAGGCGGCACCGTCACCGGCACCCGCCGCCGCCGGGACCAATGAGGAACAGGCCATGAAGGCCGCCCGGGTGCTGAGCCTGGCCCAGGACACCGCCGACCGGCTGACCAGCACCGCCAAGGCGGAGTCGGACAAGATGCTGGCCGACGCCCGCGCCAACGCCGACCAAATCCTCACCGAGGCGCGCCAGACCGCCGAGACCACGGTCGCCGAGGCCCGGCAGCGCGCCGAAGCGATGCTCGCGGATGCCCAAACCCGTTCCGAGACCCAACTGCGCCAGGCGCAGGAAAAGGCGGACGCCCTGCAGGCCGACGCCGAGCGCAAGCACTCCGAGATCATGGGGACGATCAACCAGCAGCGCACCGTCCTGGAAGGCCGCCTCGAGCAGCTGCGCACCTTCGAACGCGAGTACCGGACCCGGCTCAAGACCTACCTGGAGTCGCAGCTCGAGGAGCTCGGCCAGCGCGGATCGGCGGCACCCGTCGACTCCAGCGCCGACGCCGGCGGATTCGAGCAATTCAACCGGGGTAACAACTAG
- a CDS encoding YggT family protein, producing the protein MVLFFQILGFALFIFWLLLIARVVVEFIRSFSRDWHPTGITVVILEIIMSITDPPVKLLRRLIPQLTIGAVRFDLSIMVLLLVAFIGMQLAFGAAA; encoded by the coding sequence TTGGTGCTGTTCTTTCAGATCCTTGGGTTTGCGCTGTTCATCTTCTGGCTGCTGCTCATCGCTCGGGTCGTCGTCGAGTTCATCCGCTCGTTCAGCCGGGACTGGCATCCCACCGGCATCACCGTGGTGATCCTCGAGATCATCATGTCGATCACCGATCCGCCGGTGAAGCTGCTGCGCCGGCTGATCCCGCAACTCACCATCGGGGCGGTCCGCTTCGACCTGTCCATCATGGTGCTGCTGCTGGTCGCGTTCATCGGCATGCAACTGGCCTTCGGGGCCGCGGCTTGA
- a CDS encoding cell division protein SepF — MSTLHKVKAYFGMAPMDDYDDEYYDDHAPSRGFPRPRFDEGYGRYEGRFEGRDYDDPREPADYPPSGYRGGYGEESRYGAVHPREFERPEMGRPRFGSWLRNSTRGALAMDPRRMAMMFEEGHPLSKITTLRPKDYSEARTIGERFRDGTPVIMDLVSMDNADAKRLVDFAAGLAFALRGSFDKVATKVFLLSPADVDVSPEERRRIAETGFYAYQ; from the coding sequence ATGAGCACACTGCACAAAGTCAAGGCCTATTTCGGTATGGCCCCGATGGACGACTACGACGACGAGTATTACGACGACCACGCTCCCTCCCGCGGTTTCCCGCGCCCCCGTTTCGACGAGGGATACGGCCGCTACGAAGGCCGGTTCGAAGGGCGCGACTACGACGACCCGCGCGAGCCCGCCGACTACCCACCGAGCGGCTACCGCGGCGGTTACGGCGAGGAGTCGCGCTACGGCGCCGTCCATCCCCGCGAGTTCGAGCGGCCCGAGATGGGCAGGCCCCGCTTTGGATCCTGGCTGCGCAACTCCACCCGCGGCGCGCTGGCGATGGACCCGCGCCGGATGGCGATGATGTTCGAGGAGGGCCACCCGCTCTCGAAGATCACCACGCTGCGGCCGAAGGACTACAGCGAGGCCCGCACGATCGGCGAGCGGTTCCGCGACGGCACCCCGGTCATCATGGACCTGGTGTCGATGGACAACGCCGACGCCAAGCGGCTCGTCGACTTCGCGGCCGGCCTTGCGTTCGCGTTGCGCGGCTCCTTCGACAAGGTGGCCACCAAGGTGTTCCTGCTCTCGCCCGCCGACGTCGATGTGTCCCCGGAGGAGCGTCGCCGGATCGCCGAAACCGGCTTCTACGCTTACCAATAA
- a CDS encoding YggS family pyridoxal phosphate-dependent enzyme, producing MADRAPAPESHSDRETELTHALAAVRSRLAAAAEAAGRNVGEIELLPITKFFPATDVVILSRLGCRAVGESRDQEASAKVSEVTKLLAASSRADVPSLRWHMVGHIQRNKARSVARWAHTAHSVDSAHLVSALDRGVSAALAEGRRTDPMRIYVQISLDGDESRGGVDISAPGAVDQLCAQADEAKYLELAGLMAIPPLGSDPDEAFGRLRTEHLRVLESHPNAVGLSAGMSDDFEIAVKHGSTCVRVGTALLGPRPLPSP from the coding sequence ATGGCGGACAGGGCTCCGGCGCCAGAGAGTCACAGCGACCGCGAAACGGAATTGACACACGCATTAGCGGCCGTGCGCTCGCGCCTTGCGGCGGCAGCCGAAGCGGCGGGGCGCAATGTCGGTGAAATCGAACTGCTGCCGATTACAAAATTCTTTCCAGCAACCGATGTCGTGATTTTGTCCCGATTGGGTTGCCGGGCCGTTGGCGAATCGCGGGATCAGGAAGCGTCGGCAAAAGTGAGCGAAGTCACCAAACTTTTGGCGGCCTCTTCGCGGGCGGACGTACCGAGCCTGCGCTGGCACATGGTGGGCCACATTCAGCGGAACAAGGCGCGCTCGGTTGCGCGCTGGGCGCACACCGCCCACTCGGTCGACAGCGCCCATTTGGTCAGCGCCCTCGATCGCGGCGTCTCCGCGGCCCTCGCGGAGGGCCGCCGCACCGACCCGATGCGGATCTACGTGCAGATCAGCCTCGACGGCGACGAATCGCGGGGCGGCGTCGACATCTCGGCGCCGGGGGCGGTCGACCAGTTGTGCGCGCAGGCCGACGAGGCAAAATACCTGGAACTGGCGGGGCTGATGGCTATCCCGCCGCTGGGCTCGGACCCCGACGAGGCCTTCGGGCGCCTGCGAACGGAGCATTTGCGCGTCCTGGAGTCGCATCCCAATGCGGTCGGCCTGTCCGCGGGGATGTCCGACGATTTCGAAATTGCGGTCAAACACGGTTCGACATGTGTGCGTGTCGGTACCGCGCTATTGGGCCCGCGGCCGCTACCGTCACCGTAA
- the pgeF gene encoding peptidoglycan editing factor PgeF — translation MNVRIRRVTTTRAGGVSGPPFDTFNLGDHVGDDPAAVAANRNRLASAIGLKPERVVWMNQVHGDRVEVVDGPRAGAVDNTDALVTPTARLALAVVSADCVPVLLGDARAGVAAAVHAGRVGAQLGVVARTVEAMVALGAHPEDISALLGPAVSGRNYEVPAAMADEVEAALPGSRTATAAGTPGLDLRVGIACQLKDLGVTAIDIDPRCTVDDPTLFSHRRDAPTGRLASLVWME, via the coding sequence GTGAACGTGCGCATCCGGCGGGTGACCACCACCCGTGCGGGCGGTGTCTCGGGCCCGCCGTTCGACACCTTCAACCTGGGCGACCATGTCGGTGACGACCCGGCGGCGGTGGCCGCCAACCGCAACCGGCTGGCCAGCGCCATCGGCCTCAAGCCCGAGCGTGTGGTGTGGATGAACCAGGTCCACGGTGATCGGGTCGAGGTGGTCGACGGGCCCCGGGCGGGTGCGGTCGACAACACGGACGCATTGGTGACCCCAACGGCGCGACTGGCGCTGGCGGTGGTGTCCGCCGACTGCGTACCGGTGCTGCTGGGCGACGCGCGCGCCGGAGTGGCCGCGGCGGTGCACGCCGGTCGCGTCGGTGCCCAACTCGGGGTGGTCGCCCGCACCGTGGAGGCCATGGTGGCGCTCGGCGCGCACCCCGAGGACATCTCGGCCCTGCTCGGCCCGGCCGTCAGTGGCCGCAACTACGAGGTGCCCGCGGCCATGGCCGACGAGGTGGAGGCCGCGCTTCCCGGTAGCCGAACCGCGACCGCGGCCGGCACCCCCGGCCTCGACCTTCGGGTCGGGATCGCCTGCCAGCTAAAGGATTTGGGCGTCACGGCCATCGACATCGATCCGCGGTGCACGGTGGACGACCCAACGTTGTTCAGCCACCGCCGGGACGCGCCGACCGGGCGGCTGGCCTCGCTGGTGTGGATGGAGTGA
- the ftsZ gene encoding cell division protein FtsZ — protein sequence MTPPHNYLAVIKVVGIGGGGVNAVNRMIEQGLKGVEFIAINTDAQALLMSDADVKLDVGRDSTRGLGAGADPEVGRKAAEDAKDEIEELLRGADMVFVTAGEGGGTGTGGAPVVASIARKLGALTVGVVTRPFSFEGKRRGNQAESGIAALRESCDTLIVIPNDRLLQMGDAAVSLMDAFRSADEVLLNGVQGITDLITTPGLINVDFADVKGIMSGAGTALMGIGSARGEGRSLKAAEIAINSPLLEASMEGAQGVLMSIAGGSDLGLFEINEAASLVQDAAHQDANIIFGTVIDDSLGDEVRVTVIAAGFDAVGAGRRPVVGGTAGEKSAGAHRIESAKSGKLSSTLFEPADAVSVPVHTNGSTLNIGGDDDDVDVPPFMRR from the coding sequence ATGACCCCCCCGCATAACTACCTGGCCGTCATCAAGGTCGTGGGTATCGGTGGCGGCGGTGTCAACGCCGTGAACCGGATGATCGAGCAGGGACTCAAGGGCGTGGAGTTCATCGCGATCAACACCGACGCGCAGGCGCTGTTGATGAGCGATGCCGACGTCAAACTCGACGTCGGCCGCGACTCCACCCGCGGGCTGGGCGCCGGGGCGGACCCGGAGGTCGGCCGCAAGGCCGCCGAGGACGCCAAGGACGAGATCGAGGAGCTGCTGCGCGGGGCGGACATGGTGTTCGTCACCGCCGGCGAGGGCGGCGGGACCGGCACCGGCGGCGCGCCCGTCGTGGCCAGCATCGCCCGCAAGCTGGGTGCGCTGACCGTCGGCGTGGTCACCCGGCCGTTCTCCTTCGAGGGCAAGCGGCGTGGCAACCAGGCGGAAAGCGGCATCGCGGCGCTGCGCGAGAGCTGCGACACCCTGATCGTGATCCCCAACGACCGGTTGCTGCAGATGGGTGACGCCGCGGTGTCCCTGATGGACGCGTTCCGGAGCGCCGACGAGGTGCTGCTCAATGGTGTGCAGGGCATCACCGACCTGATCACCACGCCCGGGCTGATCAACGTCGACTTCGCCGACGTCAAGGGCATCATGTCCGGGGCCGGCACCGCGTTGATGGGCATCGGATCGGCGCGCGGAGAGGGCCGATCGCTCAAGGCGGCCGAGATCGCGATCAACTCGCCCCTGCTGGAGGCCTCGATGGAGGGCGCGCAGGGCGTGCTGATGTCGATCGCCGGCGGCAGCGACCTGGGCCTGTTCGAAATCAACGAGGCGGCCTCGCTGGTGCAGGACGCCGCGCATCAGGACGCCAACATCATTTTCGGCACGGTCATCGACGACTCGCTGGGCGACGAGGTGCGCGTCACCGTCATCGCGGCCGGGTTCGACGCGGTCGGCGCCGGCCGCAGGCCCGTGGTGGGGGGCACTGCCGGCGAGAAAAGCGCTGGTGCGCACCGGATCGAGTCGGCGAAGTCCGGCAAGCTCAGTTCCACGCTTTTCGAGCCCGCCGACGCGGTCAGCGTGCCGGTTCACACCAACGGCTCCACGCTGAATATCGGCGGCGACGACGACGACGTCGACGTGCCACCGTTCATGCGCCGCTGA